One Takifugu rubripes chromosome 2, fTakRub1.2, whole genome shotgun sequence genomic region harbors:
- the kbtbd11 gene encoding kelch repeat and BTB domain-containing protein 11 — protein MNGDRGQAGSITVQADVILHAVNSDLVPHPDKSRSTSGPGYVQELLKDEQGLVFGKEYLLDGRVMENNHVDHQRGSSCVSRSDAPLASNHAAGAQQSSEIHDGGRSKMPNDVLVSACASSRAKPDTVGSVLQSALDCQVGGQDGGHGSSKTETDLVIEVGGQTIKAHKSVLAEKSDYFKARQSRNILKVKGVTYKTLSTLIEYIYTSRMNVSKDNVVDVITGAKILQVPCAVQAAMDSMSTQITAGNCYEVLTIAKKQRLSELKETTYGFMSDNFLQIFKDPAVYGRLTGSERDLILKKRMDGRRTVMVAEINDVFDRVGSRPPSRCGSRPQSPLSVGSLEESHMIYYFNEAEDDWRPLTTMPEDINTKGCGICTMYNYLFVAGGIKGHGDKGKVSDRVFCYNPLTNHWAEVKPLNQARAQLKLVSMDGYLYAIGGECLFTVEKYDPRTDRWTNVAPLPKGAFAVAHEATACSGELYVSGGSLFYRLLKYDAKRDEWQECPYNNSRKRSSDMVAFKSFLYRFDVNREEGITVVKYNTIVKMWQDCAAQKLGNHSPFRCAVVGNHVYCVNKSKTLKFVVEEENAYFHEEPLAAPLESKGLLFPFVLTLPERSDNKAT, from the coding sequence ATGAACGGCGACCGTGGTCAGGCAGGGTCCATCACCGTGCAGGCTGATGTCATCCTCCACGCCGTGAACTCTGACCTCGTCCCCCATCCTGACAAAAGCAGGAGTACCTCAGGGCCAGGCTACGTCCAGGAGCTCCTGAAGGACGAGCAGGGTTTGGTGTTTGGGAAGGAATATCTGCTGGATGGGCGAGTGATGGAGAACAACCACGTCGATCATCAGAGAGGAAGCTCGTGCGTCTCTAGAAGTGACGCCCCGCTCGCGTCCAATCACGCCGCCGGCGCACAGCAAAGTAGTGAAATCCACGATGGCGGCAGATCCAAGATGCCTAATGACGTGCTTGTCTCTGCGTGTGCGTCCAGCCGGGCAAAACCAGACACTGTCGGATCGGTTTTACAGTCCGCCCTCGATTGTCAGGTCGGCGGCCAAGATGGCGGACACGGCTCGTCGAAGACAGAGACGGATTTGGTCATCGAAGTCGGGGGCCAGACGATCAAAGCCCACAAGTCTGTCCTGGCAGAGAAAAGCGACTACTTCAAAGCGCGTCAGTCCCGAAACATCCTGAAAGTGAAGGGCGTGACGTACAAGACCTTGTCCACGCTGATCGAGTACATCTACACGTCTCGCATGAACGTAAGCAAGGACAACGTCGTCGACGTCATCACGGGGGCGAAGATCCTGCAGGTTCCCTGCGCCGTGCAGGCGGCCATGGACTCCATGTCGACGCAGATCACGGCGGGGAACTGCTACGAGGTCCTGACCATCGCCAAAAAGCAGCGGCTGAGCGAGCTCAAGGAGACGACCTACGGCTTCATGAGTGACAACTTCCTCCAGATCTTCAAAGACCCCGCCGTGTACGGTCGCCTGACGGGCTCCGAGCGGGACCTGATCCTGAAGAAGAGGATGGACGGCAGGAGGACCGTGATGGTCGCGGAGATCAACGACGTCTTCGACCGCGTCGGGAGCCGGCCGCCCAGCCGCTGCGGGAGCCGGCCGCAGAGTCCGCTGTCGGTGGGCTCTCTGGAGGAGAGTCACATGATCTACTACTTCAACGAAGCGGAAGACGACTGGAGACCTTTGACCACGATGCCCGAGGACATAAACACGAAAGGCTGCGGCATCTGCACAATGTACAACTACCTGTTCGTTGCAGGCGGGATTAAGGGCCACGGGGACAAGGGGAAGGTTTCCGACCGGGTCTTCTGTTACAACCCCCTAACCAACCACTGGGCCGAAGTCAAACCCCTGAACCAAGCTCGCGCACAGCTAAAACTCGTGTCCATGGACGGCTACCTGTACGCCATCGGCGGGGAGTGTTTGTTCACCGTAGAGAAGTACGACCCCCGCACGGACCGCTGGACCAACGTGGCGCCGCTGCCCAAGGGAGCCTTCGCGGTGGCCCACGAAGCCACCGCCTGCAGCGGCGAGCTCTACGTGTCGGGAGGCTCCCTCTTCTACCGCCTGCTCAAGTACGACGCCAAGAGAGACGAGTGGCAGGAGTGCCCCTACAACAACAGCCGGAAGAGGTCCTCCGACATGGTGGCGTTCAAAAGCTTCCTGTACCGCTTCGACGTCAACCGCGAGGAGGGGATCACCGTGGTCAAGTACAACACCATCGTGAAAATGTGGCAGGACTGCGCGGCGCAGAAGCTGGGGAACCACTCGCCGTTCCGCTGCGCCGTCGTCGGAAACCACGTCTACTGCGTCAACAAGAGCAAGACGCTGAAgtttgtggtggaggaggagaacgccTACTTCCACGAGGAGCCTCTGGCCGCTCCGCTGGAGTCCAAAGGCCTTCTTTTTCCTTTCGTTCTCACTTTGCCCGAAAGGTCCGACAACAAAGCTACATAG